The following are encoded in a window of Fibrobacter sp. UWP2 genomic DNA:
- a CDS encoding FISUMP domain-containing protein — MRYFHHPFKNAILSACFVVPLLTCACGDDDSSYFETEPSSSSTEEDIRSSDDNQGSDYKDSSAIGDKYKTQNGTTITIVKGEVLDKKNGRTYKTVQFGPYTWMAENADYSSSKSICYDDKSANCEKNGSLYPDWHPEDVCPDGFSIPSKADYKYMTAMASDVTAKAFGFNPQMSGYCTKKDGKIKCSDKDKAAYLLTSEYSYIRISDAGTTSFSSTKSDDYYAIRCMKVTHIVDTDEELPDCRSISDPYDFFVAEKKTNYTCNGNYWSNAKDNSCPYTDKGEKHYYKDTLYICDGYDWVLATMNDTDAECNKENQWEIQKLNGTQYLCDNSTWRTPSGDEEKLGFCTPSTIGKMNSTVLRYDTTDYYCDTTGWRPATLTDYIGECTDKNKWEEATHKNKHYICKVRSWYLATPTEDSLGFCKPSRGGTLDSMIVSGEVRRVYCDSSIWRFPRITDFEGECDSSKFYKVAALFDTTYTCRTTKKWTVLDSIEQGIGVCSPKIKGKIDSLKNDSISYYCDSTKWRTATVQDYYGPCDSSKLYTEKIFHGVQYGCMNARSWEKMTAPTTEFGFCTPELKGTLKLDKKGILYICDSTWRKPTLDEALGECGTSNEGTIKHYSDNAYACDNGRWRKASTRELTELGLCTNALRDSIRGLDTNAYICKDTGWVWYAGYHNIGGCSVDDRGETKKFLDRDYVCKRNGWLLIDSVEAALGLCLEGSFPYNKAYQYGEDYYQCAEERWIIAPPDLVLPTCTEDNFGEQGTYRGKEYYCSANQTWQEYGDLEKALGLCSPEKQEGLYEYNGINYGCTYMSDNGKKKFFWRAEDNLDKLLGFCHAKEYTWKGDGDKDYLCDSRGETGKWKDVTNSFLWGAYTGCDDYYSYKYGVTVRLQGEYYYCNESVDPKSGDNYGWYKLQPIDEVSGPCHKEIVGETITFEGAEYTCGKNDEGYYRWLAE; from the coding sequence ATGCGTTATTTTCACCATCCGTTCAAGAATGCTATTCTTTCGGCATGTTTCGTTGTGCCGCTGCTGACATGCGCCTGCGGCGACGACGACAGTTCGTATTTCGAGACCGAACCGAGTTCATCTTCCACCGAAGAAGACATCCGCAGTAGCGACGACAATCAGGGAAGCGACTACAAGGATTCTTCCGCCATCGGCGACAAGTACAAAACCCAAAACGGAACGACCATCACGATTGTGAAGGGAGAAGTCCTCGACAAGAAGAACGGCCGAACCTACAAGACCGTACAGTTCGGGCCCTACACCTGGATGGCCGAGAACGCGGACTACAGCAGTTCGAAAAGCATCTGCTACGACGACAAGTCGGCCAACTGCGAAAAGAACGGCAGCCTCTACCCGGACTGGCATCCGGAAGACGTGTGCCCCGACGGTTTCTCGATTCCCTCCAAAGCAGACTACAAGTACATGACCGCGATGGCCAGCGACGTGACCGCCAAAGCTTTCGGCTTCAACCCGCAAATGTCCGGCTACTGCACCAAGAAGGACGGCAAAATCAAGTGTTCCGACAAGGACAAGGCAGCGTACCTGCTCACGTCGGAATACAGCTACATCCGCATCTCGGACGCGGGCACCACGAGTTTCTCCTCCACAAAGTCAGATGACTACTACGCCATCCGCTGCATGAAGGTCACCCACATCGTGGATACCGACGAGGAACTCCCCGATTGCAGGAGCATATCCGACCCCTACGATTTCTTCGTTGCCGAAAAGAAGACGAACTACACCTGCAACGGAAATTACTGGTCCAACGCCAAAGACAACTCCTGCCCGTACACGGACAAGGGCGAAAAGCACTACTACAAGGACACGCTGTACATCTGCGACGGGTACGACTGGGTGCTCGCCACCATGAACGACACAGATGCCGAATGCAATAAGGAAAACCAGTGGGAAATTCAGAAACTGAACGGCACGCAATACCTCTGCGACAATTCCACATGGCGCACGCCCAGCGGCGACGAAGAGAAACTCGGTTTCTGCACCCCGAGCACCATCGGCAAGATGAACTCTACAGTCCTGAGGTACGACACCACGGACTACTACTGCGATACCACGGGCTGGCGCCCCGCCACGCTCACCGACTACATCGGCGAATGCACCGACAAGAACAAGTGGGAAGAAGCGACCCACAAGAACAAGCATTACATTTGCAAGGTGAGATCCTGGTACCTCGCCACCCCCACCGAAGACTCCCTCGGTTTCTGCAAGCCGAGCAGGGGCGGCACGCTCGACTCCATGATCGTAAGCGGCGAAGTCCGGCGCGTCTACTGCGATTCGAGCATCTGGAGGTTCCCGCGCATCACTGACTTCGAGGGTGAATGCGATTCCTCGAAGTTCTACAAGGTCGCTGCCCTGTTCGATACCACATACACCTGCCGCACGACAAAGAAGTGGACCGTGCTCGACAGCATCGAACAAGGAATCGGCGTTTGCAGCCCCAAGATCAAGGGCAAAATCGACTCGCTCAAGAACGACAGCATAAGCTATTACTGCGATTCTACAAAGTGGCGGACCGCGACCGTGCAGGACTACTACGGTCCCTGCGATTCCAGCAAGCTCTATACCGAAAAAATCTTCCATGGCGTACAGTACGGTTGCATGAACGCGCGCAGCTGGGAAAAGATGACTGCCCCCACCACCGAATTCGGGTTCTGCACTCCCGAACTGAAGGGGACCCTGAAGCTCGACAAGAAGGGGATACTGTACATCTGCGACTCCACCTGGCGCAAACCGACGCTTGACGAAGCGCTCGGCGAATGCGGAACGAGCAACGAAGGCACCATCAAGCACTACTCGGACAACGCTTACGCCTGCGATAACGGCCGGTGGCGCAAGGCCTCGACCCGCGAACTGACGGAACTCGGACTCTGCACCAACGCCTTGCGCGACTCCATCAGGGGCCTCGATACAAACGCCTACATATGCAAGGATACCGGCTGGGTCTGGTACGCCGGATACCACAATATTGGCGGATGCTCCGTAGACGATCGCGGAGAGACCAAGAAATTCCTGGACAGGGATTACGTATGCAAGCGCAACGGATGGCTGCTGATTGACTCCGTGGAAGCAGCCCTCGGCCTATGCCTCGAAGGAAGCTTCCCATACAACAAGGCTTACCAATACGGCGAAGACTATTACCAGTGCGCCGAGGAACGATGGATTATCGCTCCCCCTGACCTTGTGCTACCGACATGCACCGAGGATAATTTCGGAGAACAAGGAACATACCGCGGCAAGGAATACTACTGCTCGGCGAACCAGACCTGGCAGGAATACGGCGACCTCGAAAAAGCTCTCGGCCTCTGCTCGCCCGAAAAACAGGAAGGACTCTACGAGTACAACGGAATCAACTACGGCTGTACCTACATGTCCGACAACGGAAAGAAAAAGTTCTTCTGGCGCGCCGAAGACAACCTCGACAAACTGCTCGGATTCTGCCACGCGAAGGAATACACCTGGAAAGGCGACGGCGACAAAGACTACCTCTGCGACAGCAGAGGCGAAACCGGCAAATGGAAAGACGTCACCAACTCGTTCCTCTGGGGAGCATACACGGGGTGCGACGACTACTATAGTTACAAGTACGGAGTGACCGTCCGACTCCAAGGCGAATACTACTACTGTAACGAAAGCGTAGACCCAAAATCGGGTGATAACTACGGCTGGTACAAGCTACAGCCCATCGACGAGGTGAGCGGCCCCTGCCACAAGGAAATCGTGGGCGAAACCATCACGTTCGAGGGCGCGGAATACACCTGCGGCAAGAACGACGAAGGTTACTACCGCTGGCTTGCTGAATAG
- a CDS encoding SNF2-related protein: MNLGRFKNSWWVKKWLEALLQGVPAEIVDTAWRYLDRGQLTSLEFTDNRIVSKLKGPNGGMHGNYILFPRVEKSKTEVFASLLKQQPTELRALLNGSLSPSLELILAKCGITLFDSIDAVKMDCDCKDQNPCKYVVLVFLGIATQMTDNPFVLFKIHGMDLEYLKDLKIEDTPAESSDAPVESSIVQGITLRSVDAAGAPAEGTAMESGRIPDFDFSKWRDYSQILPAMLPNFPDFCPAGNFRKSFADEMNFCRSYFASFESFENFTEQFRLYHNKTFMMEGESLRVYHSAGWKWRFEQANEGQVISSGLSTATAIGALCVISQGNFFMHHVTVRFLYRVLMGAFYLIRTGAIYPQVFWIGGDVAQVRWLPAEMLPDVLSAVAEFEKYAPQKLAFTTRDEEVMPLVSPAEHVLSLFIGQLLRFARKFKPMKQKSRHENLLSFFFDCVSGKLANNAHAIPGKIQKWFSVYSSLDYRTQILFACAEDGNEVALDVFVLNGSADSDTAVRTPIANLFKENDARLLSVLNILNGVAEVFKPMGAYIERRGASPIMMKGNVLLEFLENCLDKLQILGIQTEIPKNLLNRQKPKPRMRIQGSFGFGTFTTSDLLDFDWEISIGDETMDAAEFLKLAEQADGLLKFKSQYVQVSEADLQALRDRVEGKNADDAKKNAPEDTGSSENGDAPQEDPPAITQVQLLQACFTGECNNIPIDLATDTKAQIDAWRAETEIALPEGLNATLRPYQERGYSWMYKNLEIGCGCILADDMGLGKTLQVITFLLKIKQEGKLDERKALVVMPAGLLCNWQVEITKFAPDLKYLAYHGGSRDLQKFNADVLLTTYATFRRDYELLEARPWQAIVIDEAQNIKNADSEQSKLLRKMQAPMKIAMSGTPVENRLMEFWTIMDFCNQGFFPSPTEFREKYETPIQKENNERVAETFKKITAPFMLRRLKTDKSIISDLPDKIIQDEYAELTKAQAALYKRTLDRFMEQLEQEQIEAELANDAHALFKRKGIILQMILALKQICNHPATFLKGAASEQPEESAQALSSGKLQMLLDLLTSIQEQGEKTLIFTQFAEMGFLLEKTITEELGLRTHFYHGGCTQTQRTSMIEDFQKNEDCKVLILSLKAGGTGLNLTAASQVIHYDLWWNPAIEAQATDRAFRIGQTRNVQVHRFITKGTFEEKINALLETKKSIANMTVSAGETWLADMDDKQLGEVFGLDNTLV, from the coding sequence ATGAATTTGGGACGTTTCAAAAACTCCTGGTGGGTCAAAAAGTGGCTGGAAGCGCTGTTGCAAGGCGTCCCCGCCGAAATAGTCGACACAGCCTGGCGCTACCTGGACCGCGGTCAACTGACCTCCCTCGAGTTTACGGACAACCGGATTGTTTCAAAACTCAAGGGACCGAACGGCGGCATGCACGGGAACTACATCCTGTTCCCGCGGGTCGAAAAGTCCAAGACCGAGGTCTTCGCGAGCCTCCTTAAGCAACAGCCCACGGAACTCCGCGCCCTGCTGAACGGCTCTCTGAGCCCATCCCTCGAATTGATTCTCGCCAAGTGCGGCATCACCCTGTTCGACAGCATCGACGCTGTCAAAATGGACTGCGACTGCAAGGACCAGAACCCATGCAAGTACGTGGTGTTGGTGTTCCTCGGGATTGCAACCCAGATGACCGATAACCCCTTTGTGCTGTTCAAGATCCACGGCATGGACCTGGAATACCTAAAGGACCTCAAAATCGAGGACACCCCCGCCGAAAGTTCCGACGCCCCCGTCGAGAGTTCTATTGTGCAGGGCATAACCCTGCGCTCGGTGGATGCTGCGGGCGCGCCTGCCGAGGGCACTGCGATGGAGAGCGGTCGCATTCCGGACTTCGATTTCTCGAAATGGCGCGACTACTCACAAATCCTCCCCGCCATGCTGCCGAACTTCCCGGACTTTTGCCCGGCAGGCAACTTCCGCAAAAGCTTCGCCGACGAGATGAACTTTTGCCGCAGCTACTTCGCGAGCTTCGAGTCGTTCGAGAACTTCACCGAACAATTCCGCCTCTACCACAACAAGACCTTCATGATGGAAGGGGAATCCCTCCGGGTGTACCACTCGGCGGGCTGGAAGTGGCGTTTTGAACAAGCTAACGAAGGGCAGGTCATCAGTTCCGGGCTCTCCACCGCCACCGCCATAGGCGCCCTCTGCGTTATTAGCCAGGGGAACTTCTTTATGCACCACGTGACGGTACGCTTTTTGTACCGCGTGCTCATGGGGGCGTTCTACCTAATCCGCACCGGGGCCATCTACCCGCAAGTCTTTTGGATAGGAGGCGACGTGGCGCAAGTGCGCTGGCTCCCTGCCGAGATGCTCCCCGACGTGCTCTCGGCGGTGGCGGAATTCGAAAAATACGCCCCACAAAAACTCGCCTTCACCACCAGGGACGAAGAAGTCATGCCGCTCGTTTCGCCGGCAGAACACGTGCTTTCGCTGTTCATTGGGCAACTGCTCCGCTTTGCGCGCAAGTTCAAGCCCATGAAACAAAAAAGCCGGCACGAGAACCTGCTCAGCTTCTTTTTTGACTGCGTCTCGGGCAAGCTCGCGAACAACGCCCATGCCATCCCCGGCAAAATCCAAAAGTGGTTCTCGGTTTACAGCAGCCTCGACTACCGAACCCAAATTCTGTTCGCCTGCGCCGAGGACGGCAACGAGGTGGCGCTCGACGTATTTGTACTGAACGGCTCCGCCGACTCGGACACGGCCGTGCGCACACCCATCGCGAACCTTTTCAAAGAAAACGACGCCCGCCTCCTCTCGGTACTCAACATTTTGAACGGCGTCGCCGAGGTATTCAAGCCTATGGGCGCCTACATCGAGAGGCGCGGAGCCTCCCCCATCATGATGAAGGGGAACGTTCTCCTGGAATTCCTGGAGAACTGCCTCGACAAGCTGCAAATACTCGGAATCCAGACCGAGATCCCCAAAAACCTGCTAAACAGGCAAAAACCCAAGCCCCGTATGCGCATCCAGGGGAGCTTCGGCTTCGGGACATTTACGACAAGCGACCTCCTGGACTTTGACTGGGAAATATCGATTGGCGACGAGACCATGGACGCCGCGGAATTCTTGAAGCTCGCCGAACAGGCCGACGGGTTGCTCAAATTCAAATCGCAGTATGTACAGGTGAGCGAAGCCGATTTGCAGGCGCTCCGCGACAGGGTCGAAGGGAAAAACGCCGATGACGCCAAGAAGAACGCCCCGGAAGATACGGGCTCCTCCGAAAACGGGGACGCCCCCCAAGAGGACCCACCGGCGATTACACAGGTCCAGCTGTTGCAGGCGTGTTTTACCGGCGAGTGCAACAACATTCCCATCGACCTCGCCACCGACACCAAGGCGCAAATCGACGCCTGGCGCGCCGAGACTGAGATCGCTCTCCCCGAAGGGTTGAACGCGACGCTCCGCCCCTACCAGGAACGTGGCTACTCGTGGATGTACAAGAACCTGGAAATCGGCTGCGGTTGCATCCTGGCCGACGACATGGGCCTCGGCAAAACGCTTCAGGTCATCACCTTCCTCCTCAAAATCAAACAAGAAGGCAAGCTCGACGAGCGCAAGGCGCTGGTGGTGATGCCCGCGGGTCTGCTGTGCAACTGGCAGGTCGAAATCACGAAGTTCGCGCCCGACCTCAAGTACCTCGCCTACCACGGCGGGAGCCGCGACCTGCAAAAGTTCAATGCCGATGTTTTGCTCACCACCTACGCAACCTTCCGCCGCGACTACGAACTGCTCGAGGCGCGCCCGTGGCAAGCCATTGTGATTGACGAGGCGCAAAACATCAAGAACGCCGACAGCGAGCAGAGCAAGCTTCTTCGCAAAATGCAGGCGCCCATGAAAATCGCGATGAGCGGCACCCCCGTCGAGAACCGCCTCATGGAATTCTGGACCATCATGGACTTTTGCAACCAGGGATTCTTCCCCAGCCCCACGGAATTCCGCGAAAAATACGAGACGCCCATCCAAAAAGAGAACAACGAGCGTGTCGCCGAGACGTTCAAGAAAATTACAGCGCCATTCATGCTCAGGCGTCTCAAGACCGACAAGAGCATCATCAGCGACCTGCCCGACAAGATTATCCAGGACGAATACGCCGAACTCACCAAGGCGCAGGCGGCGCTCTACAAGCGCACCCTCGACCGCTTTATGGAGCAACTGGAGCAGGAGCAGATCGAGGCGGAACTCGCCAACGACGCCCACGCCCTCTTTAAACGCAAGGGAATCATATTGCAGATGATTCTTGCCTTGAAGCAGATTTGCAACCACCCCGCGACATTCCTGAAGGGAGCCGCAAGCGAGCAACCGGAAGAAAGCGCACAGGCCCTTTCCTCCGGCAAGTTGCAGATGCTCCTCGACCTGCTCACCTCCATCCAGGAACAAGGCGAGAAGACGCTCATCTTCACGCAGTTCGCCGAGATGGGATTCCTGCTCGAAAAGACAATCACGGAAGAACTCGGGCTCCGCACGCACTTCTACCACGGCGGATGCACGCAGACGCAGCGCACCTCCATGATCGAGGACTTCCAGAAGAACGAAGACTGCAAAGTGCTCATCCTCTCGCTCAAGGCGGGCGGCACGGGCCTCAACCTCACCGCCGCATCGCAGGTCATCCATTATGACTTGTGGTGGAACCCTGCCATCGAAGCGCAGGCTACCGACCGCGCTTTCCGTATCGGGCAGACGCGCAACGTTCAGGTCCACAGGTTCATCACCAAAGGAACGTTCGAAGAAAAAATCAACGCGTTGCTAGAAACCAAGAAGTCCATTGCCAACATGACCGTGAGCGCGGGTGAAACCTGGCTCGCCGACATGGACGACAAGCAGCTCGGCGAAGTCTTCGGGCTAGACAACACCCTCGTCTAG
- a CDS encoding exodeoxyribonuclease V subunit gamma, whose amino-acid sequence MLHLKFALNLENLADQMIDEISRYWKNPFEAPVVIFPDPKLEQWFRLRWVQKKGVLANLNKTTIDRFLFDILAGKDKSRKKLNSDMLANVIISYLQQKTDGKSNYELLGESVKAYLEDDGVVDENRIFDFANVMAGLFLEYETSRPNGFISDSETGDGAKGILDCWKEGELHDFFITRDGTPDANEAWQCKLYSALFHAGDNGKSLLTQVFEKASEKNREGGNVTYLTLPYLYKVGKADFHYESHLPVFIFGLSGMGQFYRVILQEFANRHEVYAFIQNPCMAFWEDCSGARKSIESMRLALPKLSTSPDDESESIDEDENELLRYWGKAGRDNIKLWSVATDYNFVFDEESIADRKKEIPCDTLLHQVQWMVANRKNVFCKDAGVLDKVPFEKDDSFCVTTAPSKIREVEALHSHICKLLSEKDAQGNPKATIADILVVSPNIDDYRTAIFQVFDQTREGFHVPFNIVDSAARDSLTANALGILFSIREKGTLSRPDFFALVRNPVVQNVRRIHPDEISNWESWASNMNIYRDRIADDNGEMRREESWITATRRLLLSRFSYGSIQTDAGEISPYSDISSADNNSLYRFVDAIDSLECWMQAGTDGIPAEGLPDIYQFLDSWLCMGNPPKELVGESVIYHSVTAARENLEYQYLAGSATISFKCISQTLMYAALGSEFSCGNLFINGLTFMKFAPNRIVPAKYLFFMGADAANFPGVRNINTLDLRKSCRPWPGDDSTVSRNRYAFLCQLMSTSQGFFISYVNKDLQKDEDFYPSSIVNDIRGFLRNAAKAAGITDSAILKNIWPDENIPLDETRPWKDLFTRREIRNRNAHQEFGNDRATVNFVPDPENSEDPRLPEQASVYQFKQFLKDPFEFRVEQMMQIEDGKEDPEKTEFEPISIDNLQEAILRRMLLAQMLGVFENDRLTTEKDIRNYAISKGLLPMGAFNERIWSDLLDETRSLAELIEGLYSKNHFRYCKKTIELKMDGWTLLGTVPLCAQNEGCIHLIDTAGVEIHQYQFLAGYIQALALICDAGRKNEPIPEIYADCYSKTTWRAKRIKRTPAEAEELLEKIYRKMFAVQMDASGKWERYSKVLPIDMVFENKIESYDDYIAAFSDENRSPWRYFAGSKLFDIKKVCGFTDKYFMDLWKKECEDLRELTPDLWNPDEDMGGDVNDPD is encoded by the coding sequence ATGCTGCACCTGAAATTCGCGCTGAATCTCGAAAATCTCGCCGACCAGATGATCGACGAGATTTCCAGATATTGGAAGAATCCGTTCGAGGCGCCCGTCGTCATTTTTCCGGACCCCAAGCTAGAACAGTGGTTCCGCCTGCGCTGGGTACAGAAAAAGGGCGTTCTCGCGAACCTCAACAAGACTACCATTGATAGGTTCCTTTTCGATATTCTCGCCGGCAAGGACAAGTCGCGGAAAAAGCTGAATTCCGACATGCTCGCGAATGTCATCATCTCGTACCTGCAGCAAAAAACGGACGGAAAATCCAATTACGAACTCCTGGGCGAAAGCGTCAAGGCCTACCTCGAAGACGACGGCGTTGTCGACGAGAACAGGATTTTCGACTTCGCAAATGTCATGGCGGGGCTTTTTCTGGAATACGAAACCAGCCGCCCCAACGGATTCATTTCCGATTCGGAAACAGGCGACGGCGCCAAGGGAATTCTCGACTGCTGGAAAGAAGGAGAGCTGCACGATTTCTTTATCACGCGAGACGGCACGCCCGACGCCAACGAAGCATGGCAATGCAAGCTCTATTCGGCGCTGTTCCATGCCGGAGACAACGGCAAGTCGCTACTTACACAAGTATTTGAGAAAGCCAGCGAAAAGAACCGCGAAGGCGGCAATGTCACCTACCTCACGCTTCCTTACCTGTACAAAGTCGGCAAGGCCGATTTCCATTACGAGAGCCACCTCCCGGTATTCATCTTCGGGCTTTCGGGAATGGGCCAGTTCTACCGCGTCATTCTGCAGGAATTTGCAAACCGGCACGAAGTCTATGCCTTCATTCAGAACCCGTGCATGGCATTCTGGGAAGATTGCAGCGGCGCAAGAAAATCTATTGAAAGCATGCGGCTTGCGCTTCCGAAACTTTCAACCAGCCCCGACGACGAAAGCGAATCCATCGACGAAGACGAAAACGAACTTCTACGCTACTGGGGCAAGGCGGGCCGCGATAACATCAAGCTCTGGAGCGTCGCGACGGATTACAATTTCGTTTTTGACGAGGAATCCATTGCCGACCGGAAAAAGGAAATTCCTTGCGACACGCTTTTGCATCAGGTGCAATGGATGGTCGCAAACCGTAAGAACGTTTTCTGCAAAGATGCGGGCGTCCTCGACAAGGTCCCCTTTGAAAAAGACGATTCCTTCTGCGTAACAACGGCCCCGTCGAAAATCCGCGAAGTGGAGGCCCTGCATTCCCACATCTGCAAGCTGCTTTCGGAGAAGGATGCGCAGGGGAACCCGAAGGCGACCATCGCCGACATCCTCGTGGTATCCCCGAACATCGACGACTACCGCACCGCCATCTTCCAGGTCTTCGACCAGACGCGGGAAGGATTCCATGTCCCGTTCAACATCGTGGATTCCGCCGCCCGCGACTCGCTCACGGCAAACGCGCTCGGCATCCTTTTCTCCATCCGCGAAAAGGGGACGCTTTCGAGGCCCGACTTCTTCGCCCTCGTACGCAATCCCGTGGTACAGAATGTCCGCAGGATCCATCCCGACGAAATTTCCAACTGGGAATCCTGGGCTTCCAACATGAACATCTACCGCGACCGTATCGCCGACGACAACGGCGAAATGCGCCGCGAGGAGTCCTGGATTACGGCTACCAGGCGCCTATTGCTTTCGCGCTTCAGCTACGGCAGCATCCAGACCGATGCGGGCGAGATTAGCCCCTACAGTGACATCAGCAGCGCCGACAACAATTCCCTCTACCGTTTTGTAGATGCCATCGACTCGCTGGAATGCTGGATGCAGGCCGGCACAGACGGCATTCCGGCAGAAGGTCTCCCGGACATCTACCAGTTCCTGGATTCATGGCTCTGCATGGGCAACCCGCCCAAGGAACTCGTTGGCGAAAGCGTCATCTACCATTCCGTCACCGCCGCACGCGAAAACCTGGAATACCAGTACCTCGCCGGGAGCGCGACCATCTCGTTCAAGTGCATTTCGCAGACTCTAATGTACGCCGCGCTCGGTTCGGAATTCAGCTGCGGGAACCTGTTCATCAACGGGCTCACCTTCATGAAGTTCGCGCCCAACCGCATCGTACCTGCAAAGTACCTCTTCTTTATGGGAGCCGACGCAGCAAATTTCCCGGGTGTGCGGAACATCAACACGCTCGACCTGCGCAAGTCCTGCCGCCCCTGGCCCGGTGACGATTCTACCGTCAGCAGGAACCGCTATGCCTTCCTCTGCCAGCTCATGAGCACGTCGCAAGGATTCTTCATCAGCTACGTGAACAAGGATTTGCAAAAGGACGAGGATTTCTACCCTTCGTCCATCGTGAACGACATACGCGGATTTCTGAGGAACGCGGCAAAGGCGGCCGGCATAACGGACTCCGCGATTCTCAAGAACATCTGGCCCGACGAAAACATCCCGCTGGACGAAACCCGCCCCTGGAAGGATCTCTTTACCCGCCGCGAAATCCGCAACAGGAACGCGCACCAGGAATTCGGCAACGACCGCGCGACCGTCAACTTCGTCCCCGATCCCGAAAACAGCGAAGACCCGAGGCTCCCCGAACAGGCGAGCGTCTACCAGTTCAAGCAATTCCTCAAGGATCCCTTCGAATTCCGCGTCGAGCAGATGATGCAAATCGAGGACGGAAAGGAAGATCCCGAAAAGACCGAATTCGAGCCCATCAGCATCGACAATCTGCAGGAAGCCATCCTGCGCCGCATGCTTCTCGCACAGATGCTGGGCGTTTTCGAGAACGACCGACTGACAACCGAGAAGGATATCCGCAACTACGCGATTTCCAAGGGTCTTCTGCCCATGGGCGCTTTCAACGAACGAATTTGGAGCGACCTCCTCGACGAAACCAGAAGCCTCGCGGAACTGATCGAAGGCCTGTACAGCAAGAACCATTTCCGGTACTGCAAAAAGACTATCGAACTCAAGATGGATGGCTGGACCCTGCTCGGGACAGTTCCCCTGTGCGCACAAAACGAGGGCTGCATCCACCTGATAGATACCGCCGGCGTCGAAATCCACCAGTACCAATTCCTGGCAGGCTACATCCAGGCGCTTGCACTCATTTGTGATGCCGGACGGAAAAACGAACCCATTCCGGAAATCTACGCGGACTGTTATTCCAAGACGACATGGCGGGCCAAGCGCATCAAGCGCACGCCCGCCGAAGCGGAGGAACTGCTCGAAAAAATCTACCGGAAAATGTTCGCGGTGCAGATGGATGCAAGCGGCAAGTGGGAACGCTACAGCAAGGTCCTCCCGATCGACATGGTGTTCGAGAACAAGATCGAATCCTACGACGACTATATCGCGGCGTTCAGCGACGAGAATCGTTCTCCGTGGAGATACTTCGCCGGCAGCAAGCTGTTCGACATCAAGAAGGTCTGCGGGTTCACCGACAAGTATTTCATGGACCTCTGGAAAAAGGAATGCGAGGACCTCCGGGAATTGACACCCGACTTGTGGAATCCTGACGAAGACATGGGAGGCGACGTCAATGACCCAGATTAA
- a CDS encoding phosphatidylglycerophosphatase A, whose product MRQRCENLTAPLAGLFWRIRKMESRCGIGGDVEFFNAVNPGVVRRADDSDGEIEFALGIHSFEKFPGAWGVMADDLLGGVYAGIVLLIGLAAFGILP is encoded by the coding sequence ATGCGCCAGAGATGCGAAAATCTCACTGCGCCTCTTGCCGGCCTTTTCTGGAGAATCCGCAAAATGGAATCCCGTTGCGGCATCGGTGGCGATGTCGAATTTTTCAATGCCGTCAACCCAGGGGTGGTTCGACGCGCCGACGATTCCGATGGTGAAATCGAATTTGCGCTCGGCATCCACAGCTTCGAAAAGTTCCCGGGAGCCTGGGGCGTGATGGCCGATGACCTGCTGGGCGGAGTCTATGCGGGAATCGTGCTCCTGATCGGCCTCGCGGCGTTTGGCATTTTGCCATAG